The Streptomyces sp. NBC_00162 sequence TCGCAGCTGCATGGGGGTGGATTTCTGTACCGACAGGCAGCAGCATGCGCGCACCGCACGCGCTACTCGCCCGTAACAAGGTAAAGGGGAACCGATGCTGACGGCCCGCCAGGGATTGCTGGCACTCCTGACACTCTGCCTGGCGCTGCTGGCGCCCTTCCCCGCCCATGCCGCCGACCGGGTTACGGGCCTCGCTCCTGACCAGGTGTCATCGCGCAATCCGGTGATCTTCGTGCACGGCTACAACGCCGATCCGGGGGTCTGGGGAAGCCTGCGCGAGGACCTGCGGGCCGCCGGGTACGCCGACTCGGAGCTCTTCTCCTGGGGCTACGACACCCACCAGTCGGTCAACGAGGTCCTCGCGGGGCGGTTCGGCGCGTACGTCGACGAGGTCCGCCGGCAGACCGGCGCCGCCAAGGTCGACGTCGTCGCGCACTCCTTCGGCTCGCTGGTGAGCCGCTGGTACGTGAAGTTCGGTGGCGGCACGGCCACCGTGGACCACTGGGTCTCCCTGGCCGGACCCAACCGCGGCACCTCCACCGCCTGGGCCTGCGCCCTGTGGGACCAGGCGTGCCGGGACATGACCCCCGGCTCGTACGTGGTGAAGAACCTGAACGGCGGGGACGAGACCCCGGGCGTGGTGAAGTACGCGACCTTCTGGTCGAACTGCGACGAGGTCGTCAACCCGGACGACAGCGTCCCGCTGACCGGAGCCGCCAACACGCCGGTCGGCTGCCTCAAGCACAACGACCTGCTCGGCGACGACGGAACCTCGGCGGGCGTACGGGCCTTCCTCGCCGCCTAGCCCGTCTGGGCGTCCACGGCGACCCGCTGGAGCAGGCCGTACGTGAACTCCGCCACGCAGGGCTTGCCCCGGGCGGTGAACGCGAGGCGCCAGCGGGTCGGCGCGGTGCCCTCCATCGGCCGCACCGGCGCGAAGGCCCGCGCCACCTCGTCCACCGTCGCCGACCAGGGCAGCAGATCGTCCGGCGACTCCAGTACGGGTCCCCGTGCGCCGGGGGCCCGTACCAGCCACTCGTTCCACACCGCACCGTCCGGCGCGGCCAGCACCTCGAAGCGCAGGTCCGGCCAGAGCGGCACCGGCCACAGCAGTGCCTCGCACTCCAGGTCCCCGATCCTGCGGGGCCCGGCGGACTCCGGCGGGCCGAGCACCGAGCGGTAGCGGGCCAGGGCCCCGCGGGCGCGGGGTGAGCGAACCATTGCCTGCCAGCGCTTGTTCGCCTCCCGCTGCTCCGCGAGCGAGGCGCCGAGCCGGCGCCGCGCCTCATCGGCGAGGTCCGGCTGGAAGTCCGCCATTCTGCGCAGCAGCACCAGTTGGAAGGCGGCCGGCCCGAAGGATCCCCGGACGCCCGGAGGAGGATTCGCTGTCACGGAGTCAACGATTCCACACAGGATCCTTACGTTCCCGGGATCCGGATGTTGCCGGGGACCACGTAGCCTGCGGGCCCTATGAACTACTGCCCCGCTTGTCGGAGGCACCTCAACGGCGCACTGGCGTGCGCCGGGTGCGGAACCCCGGCCGAATACCTGATGCCCGCGCCGCCTGCCGCGCCCGCGGTACCGGCTGCCGCGGTGGCAGAGCCCGCGCCGCAGTCCACGTTGGCCGACGTGTACGCGGACTCCCTCGTCGTGCTGTCCGCGCCGAACGAGCGCCGGACCGGTGCCCGGCGCCGCGCCACCCACCGCAGGCGCCGCCGGACCGTGCTGACCATGGGGCTCGGGCTGCTGGTCGCCACCGCCGGCACGCTGGCGGTGGCCCGGATGGCCACCGACGGGCAGCGCAGCGACCGGGCCGCCACGGTGGTGCTGACCGACGACGGGCCCCAGCAGCCCGCGCCGCTGCCGCAGGCCTCGACCCCCCGTGCGCCCGCACCCGCCGGGTCCGGGAAGGCCTCCGCGGCCGCGAAGGCCACCGGGGCCGCTTCGAAGACGGGCGGGCCAGGGGTGGGCTCCGGAGGGGTCACGCAGCCGGGACCGACGTCCTCCGCCCCCGCGCCCGCGACATCGGGACCGGCCTCCGGTACCCCCGGTCCGGGGGGCTCCGTAAAGCCGAGCGGTTCGGGACAGCCGACGCCGAGCGGTTCCGCGACGACGCCACCGCCGCCGAGCCCTTCGCCCGCGCCGCCCAAGGACTGCGGCTTTCTGGGCATCCTGTGCTGGGGCGACTAGCCGAGCATCCGCTTGAGCAGGTCCCGCAGGGCCGTCCGCTCCTCCGCCGACAGGCCCGCCAGCGGTTCGCGCGCGAAGTCTAGTGACTCGCGCAGCCGGTCCGCGGTCTGCATGCCCTCCTCGGTGGGGGCCGCCAGCTTGACCCGCCGGTCGGCGGGGTCCGGGCGTCGTTCCACCAGGCCGCGGGTCTCCAGCCGGTCGACGATGCCGGTCACGTTCGAGGGCTCGCACCTCAGCTTCTGTGCGATCCGGCGCATCGGCAGCGGCTCCAAGGCCAGCAGGTTCAGCACCCGGGCCTGGGCGCCTGTCAGCTGGTGGCTGGCGGCCGCGTGCTCGTACTCCATGTGGTAGCGGGCCACGACATCGCCGATGAGCTCGACGACCTCGACGGTCACTGGGTCTGCGCGACGACTGGGCATGGAACCAGCGTACCCATTTACTTGACAACATGAAATATCCAGGCGCATGGTTGTTTCACCTAGTGAAGCAATTTTCGTTCTTACCAGGAGCGCCGCATGTCTGAGATCCCCGCCGTCAGCCGCGAGTGGCACCTCGTCCGTCGCCCGCAGGGCTGGCCCGTCGCCGAGGACTTCGCCCTGCGCGAGGTCCCCGTATCCGCCGAGCCCGCCGCCGGCCGGATCCTCGTGCGCAACCTCCACATGTCCGTGGACCCGTACATGCGCGGCCGGATGAACGACGTGAAGTCGTACATCCCGCCCTTCCAGCTCGACGAGCCGATGCAGGGCGGTGCGGTCGGCGAGGTCGTCGCCTCCGCCGCCGAGGGCTTCGCCGTCGGCGACCACGTCCTGCACCACCTGGGCTGGCGCGAGTACGCGGACCTCGACGCGAAGTTCGCCACCAAGGTGGACGCCTCGCTCGCCCCGCTCTCCGCCTACCTCGGCGTGCTCGGCATGCCGGGCCTGACCGCCTACGCCGGCCTCTTCGAGGTCGCCTCCTTCAAGGAGGGCGACTCCGTCTTCGTCTCCGGCGCGGCCGGTGCCGTCGGCAGCCTCGTCGGCCAGTTCGCCAAGATCAAGGGCGCCTCCCGGGTGGTCGGCTCCGCCGGCTCGGACGAGAAGGTGACGCTCCTCACGGAGAAGTACGGCTTCGACGCCGCCTTCAACTACAAGAACGGCCCCGTCGCCGAGCAGCTCCCCGCAGCCGCCCCCGAGGGCATCGACGTCTACTTCGACAACGTGGGCGGCGACCACCTGGAAGCCGCGATCTCCTCGATGAAGGTGGGCGGCAGGGCCACCCTGTGCGGCGCGATCGCCGGCTACAACGACACCGAGGCCGCCCCCGGCCCGCGCAACCTGATGCAGGTCATCGGCAAGCGCCTGCGCCTCCAGGGCATCCTCGTCAACGACCACGCCGGCCTCCAGACGCAGTTCGTCCAGGACGTCGCCGGATGGCTGCGCTCCGGCGAACTCCGGTACGACGAGACGGTCGTCGAGGGTGTCGAGAACGCGACCTCCGCCTTCCTCGGCATGCTGCGCGGCGAGAACACCGGAAAGATGATCGTTTCTTTCACCGGTTAGGCTCACCCCACACCGCTGTGGTCGTGGGCGCGAGTCACGGCGATTCACCTGGAGGATTTTCTTCATGTCCATCACGCAGTCCGACGTCGCGTACACCGCTGTCGCCACCGCCGAGAACGGCCGTGACGGCCGCGTCGCCACCAACGACGGCTCGCTCGACGTCGTCGTGAACCCGCCGAAGGAGCTCGGCGGCAGCGGCGCCGGCACCAACCCGGAGCAGCTGTTCGCCGCCGGCTACAGCGCCTGCTTCCAGGGCGCCCTGGGTGTCGTCGCCAAGAACGTGAACGCCGACATCTCCGGCTCCACGGTCACCGCCGAGGTCGGCATCGGCAAGAACGACGAGGGCTTCGGCCTGATCGTCAAGATCTCCGCCGTGATACCGAACGTGGACGCCGCCACCGCCAAGGACCTCATCGAGAAGGCCCACGAGGTCTGCCCGTACTCCAAGGCCACCCGCGGCAACATCACCGTCGAGCTCGCCGTCTGATCCGGCACCGCTCAGCGAAGGCCGCACCCCGATCCGGGGTGCGGCCTTCGTCGTTAGGGGGTGTTCCTCGGATCTCCGCGGCGTCGCGGGGTCTGGCACGCACGCTCGCCGCGTTGCCGGAGTGTCCGAGTAGCTCCGCTACCAGGACACTCCGGCGCCTTGCGATCGCACGCACCAGACCCCGCTCCTTCTCCCGCGGAGATCCGAGGAACACCCCCTAAACTGGCGCCATGCGTGATCTTGCGGGGGGTTTCCGGTATCTGCTGGCCGGACAGCGATGGGTGTTCGGGCACGGACGGTGGCTGGGCTTCGGGCTGCTGCCCGGGCTGGTGTCGCTCGTCCTCTACGCGGGCGCGCTGATCGGGCTCGGCTACGGCGCCGACGACTTCACGGCCTGGGCCACCCCCTTCGCCGACGGCTGGGACTCACCGTGGCTCGGGCTCTTCCGGGGCTTCCTGACCGGGCTGGTCTTCTCCCTCGGGCTCTTCCTCTCCGTCATCACCTTCACGGCCGTGACCCTGCTGATCGGCCAGCCGTTCTACGAGTCCCTCGCGGAGCACGTCGACCGCAGCGAGGGCGGCGACGTCCCCGAATCCGGGCTTCCGCTCTGGCGGGAGCTGTGGGTCTCGGCCCGGGACAGCGTGAAGGTGCTCGGCCGGGTGCTCCTGTACGGGATCCTGCTCTTCGCCCTCGGTTTCATCCCGCTGATCGGGCAGACCGTGGTCCCGGTACTCGGGTTCTGCGTCTCCGGGTACTTCCTGACCCAGGAGCTCACCGCCGTCGCCCTCCAGCGGCGCAAGGTGGACCTGCCCGAGCGGCTGGTGCTGCTGCGGTCGCGGCGGATGCTGGTGCTGGGCTTCGGGGTGCCGCTGGTGCTGGCGTTCCTGGTCCCGCTGGTCGCGGTGTTCCTGATGCCGGGCGCGGTGGCCGGGGCCACCCTGATGGCGCGGGACCTCCTGCGGACCGACGAGGCCCCGGCTGCCGAAACCACCCCCGCGGGTTTCGGACCGCCGCCGCCCGCCTACTCGTGATCAGGGGCGCTTGAGCAGAGTGATCGCCCCGGCCGTGTCCTCGGCGCCGTGCGCGGCCGGGTCCGCGGCCAGCCGGCGCCGCAGCAGGTCCACGTACGGGGAGATCAGCTCGGTGCTGACGCCCTGCTCCTCCGCCGTGCGCAGCATGGTGCCGGTGCCCGTGACCTGCATGGCCAGGTTGGACACCACGCCCGAGGTGAAGTCCCGCGAGGTCAGCCGCTCGGCGGCGTTGCCGACGAAGAAGCCCATCGCGCCGAGCCACTCGGACAGCAGCGGAGCCAGGTCCTTCGGGGCGATGTCCTCGCCCTCGGTCAGCGCATAGGCCTGCGAGATACCGGCGAACATCCCCCACATCGCGCTGAGCAGCGCCACGTCGTGCAGGGCTGCGTGCCCGGGGTTCTCGCCGACGAAGCGGGCGCCGGCCGGGACCTCCAGTACCGCCCGGTGGGTGTCGAAGAGGCCGCGCGAGCCGCTGTAGAAGACGTAGCCGCCGGACTCCGGGACCCCGATCATCGTCGGGGTGGCCATGATGCCGCCGTCCGTGAACCGGGCCCCGCGCTCCTCGGCCCAGGCGGCCCGTGCGCGGCCCTCGGCCGGGGTGCCGGTGGTGAGGTTGACCAGGTCCTTGCCGGTCAGGTCGATGCCGTCGAGGGCGGAGCCGACGGATGAGTCGTCCAGCAGGCAGACGACGACGAGCCGGCTCGCGGCCACCGCCTCGGCGGGGGTCGCGGCGACGACGGCGCCCTGGGCGGCCAGCGGCTCGGCCCTGGCGGCGGTGCGGTTCCAGACGGTGAGGTGGTGCCCGGCGGCGAGCCAGGTGCGGGCCAGGGCGGTGCCCATGTCGCCGAGGCCGAGCAGGGTGAGCGAGTTCTGAGACGTGTTGTCGGTCATGGCGTTTAGCCTGGTGGCAGGCCGTGAGGCGCTCAAGTACGCACCTTGGAGTGGGTGGTTACCCCGAGGTGAGCGAGCAGGTGGGAGGGGTGCGCGATGGCGGTGACACGGAGGCCCGGCGCGGATCACTGCGGGATCGCCGCGGCGATGTCGGTGATCGACGGCAAGTGGAAGGTCTCGCTCCTGTGGGAGCTGGAGCAGCGCCCGCAGCGCCGCTTCGGCGAACTGCGCCGGCTCGTACCGGGCGTCTCGGAGAAAGTGCTCGCCGCGCAGCTGCGTGAGCTGGAGTCGGACGGCATCGTGCACCGCGAGGTCTTCGACGAGGTCCCGCCGCGGGTCGAGTACTCCCTGACCCCGCTGGGCCAAGAGCTGAACACGGCTCTGGAAGCCCTGGGGCAATGGGGTGCGAAGCACCTTCTTCCGGATTCGGCGTAGCCTCCGGTCCTCGGTTCCGGGCCCCCCTTTACCCCCGGTGGGCCCGTAGTATGCATGGCAGCAAGTGCCAAGGCTGTCTCTCACTGCCCTTGAGTTCGCCCTGGCCCGGAGCTTCGGCGGGGGCCGGAGTCGGGCAACGGCTTGCCGAGCAACGACCGGCCGTCGGGCCGAGGACCGACCAGCAGTTAGGGACACAGCAGTGACAGTCAGTACCGAGGGCACGGTCGCCGTGCTGCCCCCGGGCGGACCGGCCGCGCCCGCTCGCCCGATACCTGCCGTCCGGCGCGGGACGGCCTCCCGAGGCACGCTCCTGCTGCTCGAAGCCATCGTCGCCTTCGCCGCGGCGCTCGTGCTCCCGCTGCTGGCCCGTGGCTTCAAGCTCGACCCGCTGGACCGGATCGCGCAGGTCAGCGGCCTCGCCGCGATCCAGCTGCGGTTCGCGCTCGTCGGCCTGCTGTTCATCGCCGCGGTGGCGCTGGCCATGCGGCTGCGCAAGGGCCGGCACTTCAACCTGACCGTCCGGATCGCCGCCGCCGCCATCGCGGGTCTGGCCAGCGGCTTCGTTGCCGCCGGCGCGGTCGTCGCCCTCCACGGCACGCCCTGGCCGATGTTCGGCCTCAACGGCGACAGCGGCCGCATCGTCGAATGGGCCCACGCGGTGGCCAACGGCCGCCCCTCGGGCTCTCCGGTCTACCCGCCGGCCCCCCTCTACACCCTCGGCTACTACGCCGAGTGGTTCCGCGGCGGCAACACCGCGTACGCCTTCAAGGACCTCCAGATCCTCGGCGCCGCCGCCTTCGGCCCGCTGGTCTACCTCTGCTGGCGCATGCTGCTCAGCCCGGTCCGGGCCCTGGCCTTCGGAGTGGCCCCGGCCTTCGCGCTGATCGACGCGTACAAGCCGTACAGCCAGACCGTCCTCGTCCTGCTGGTGCCGGTCCTGGTGGCGCTGGTGGTCTCGCTGAGCCGCAGTGCCGCGCAGGGCTGGCGGCCGCTCCTGATCAAGGGCGCCGGATTCGGTGCGCTGCTCGGCGTGCTGTTCCTCACCTACTCGGGCTGGTTCCTGTGGAGCGCGGCGGGTGTGTTCTTCGCCGCGCTGCTGTACTTCCCGTGGCGGACCGGCCGGCTCGGCCGGCTCAAGGGCGCGGCCTTCCTCGGCACCACCCTGGCCGCCTTCCTCGTGGTCGCCGGGCGCTACCTGATGGTCATGCTGACCGAGGGCCAGACCACCAAGGACTACAACTTCCGGTTCGACAACTTCACCGACCCGGCGTACTACCTGATGTGGCGCACGGACATGCCCGGCAAGGTGGGGGACTGGCCGCCGCCCGGCGAGTACGGCGGGGTCGGGCTGTTCGCCCTGGTCACCTTCGTCTGCCTCGGTGCCGCGATCTGGCTGGGCATCCGCAAGCCGATGGTGGTCACCATCGCGGCCATGTTCATCAGCGCGTGGGTGATGCGCATGTACATCGCCTCGCACATGTACGAGACGCAGACCGTCCAGCTGTACACCCGCACCAACAACCAGCTGCTCTACTGCGGGCTGCTGCTGTGCGCGCTCGTCGCGCACCTGGTCTCGCAGCGGATGGCCGCACGCCGGGCCGAGTCGGCGACCGGGTCCGAGGCCGCGGGTGGTACGGCGGGCACCGGCCTCCCCGGTCGTGAAGGGGCGGTGATCGGAGCCCTGTGCGCCCTGCTGCTGCTCCTCGGCACCGTCTCCTCCTCGATGGCCGACCGCTACATGCCGGCCAAGGAGAACACCTACCGGATCCTGCCGTGGGTGTCGCACACCATCACCGAGAAGGACGGGAGCTGCCCGAAGTACGCACCCGGCGGCACCTGCTCCAAGGACGGCGACCAGACCTGGCTGAGTTTCATCCGATGACTCGAGGGAACCGATGATCTCCGCACTGACGCGGCTGGCCGACTGGTCGGCCAGAACACCCAAGCGGCTCTGGCTGATCGCGTTCGCGCTGTTCTTCGCGCTCGCGGGCTCCTGGTCCGCCGCCAGCCCCCTCGGGAGCTCCCCCGACGAGCACGCGCACTTCATCCGTGCCGCTGCCGTCGCCAGGGGTCAGATCGGCGGAACCCAGGTGATGGTTCCGCACACGGTGGCGGGCATCGAGGGGCAGTTCGCCGAGACCGGCGTGCAGCTCCCGGAGTGGTACCGGAACCTGCCCGCGGTGCACGAGTGCTACTCGTGGCACCAGTCGAGGCCCGCGTCCTGCGCGCCCTCGCTCGGGAACTCCGAGAAGATCGTGCAGGCCACCACGGCGGCCGGCCGCTACCACCCGGCCTACTACCTGGCGACCGGCTGGCCGAGCCTGCTGGTCGACGGCCCCAAGGGGCTGTACCTGATGCGCTTCGTGTCGGCGCTGCTCTGCTCGGCCCTGCTGGCCAGCGCGGTGGTCACGGCCGCCGAGTGGCGGCGGCGCTCGCTGGCGATGATCGGCGTGCTCACAGCGGCCACGCCGATGACGCTGTACATGGCCGGCATGGTCAACCCCAGCGGTGGTGAGATCGCCGCCGGGATCCTGGTGTGGACGGCCCTGCTGTCGATCGTGCTGTCCCCCGACCCACAGCTGCTGAACCGCCGGCTCGCCCGGCTGGGCATCGGCGGACTGGTGCTGATCAACATCCGGCCGCTGGGACTGATCTGGTTCGGCGGGGCCGTGGTCTTCTGCCTGCTGCTGACGCAGCGGCGCGGGGTACTGGGATCGGTGCTGCGCCGCAAGGCCCTGTGGATGTGGACGGCCCTGCTGGGCGCCGCGACGGCCGGTGCGCTGCTCTGGGCGGCGTCGCACCCGGACAACTCGAAGATCGACATCCCCGACTCGCTCACCTCGGGCGTGGCCGCGAAGCGCACCCTCGGCAACACCGAGGTCTACATCAAGCAGATGCTCGGGTACTTCGGCTGGCTGGACACCCCGGCCCCGGCCTTCATGTACGTGGTGTGGATGGCCGTGCTCGGGACGCTCGTCGCGCTGGCGCTGGTCTACGGCCGCAGGCGCGACGTGGTGGCGGTACTCGGCATGCTGGCGGCCGTCGTGCTGGTCCCGGTGGCCGCCCAGGCTTCGGAAGCGGAGCGGATCGGCATGGTGTGGCAGGGCCGCTACCTGCTGCCCTTCGCCGTCGGCCTGCCGCTGATGGCCGTGCTGATCTGCGCCACGCGCGCCCCCGAGCGGGGCTTCCCCTGGCGACGGCTGGTCGGTTTCTCCGTCGCCGGCCTCGCGCTGGCCAACGGGGCGGCGTTCTACTGGACGCTGCGCCGCTTCACGGTCGGCACCAAGGGTTCGTGGCTGGCGACCCACGCGCACTGGGCCCCGCCCGGCGGCTGGGTCCTGTGGACCGGCGTGTACACGGCGGCGGCTCTCGCCATCGTGGTGGCGGCCCTGGTGTCGGACCGCAAGCCCGCCGCGCCGCAGCCCCCGGACTTGGACACCCCGCGTCCGGGCCGCCACTCGCGGGTGCACGAGCCCGTCTGACGCACCCCGTCAGGTGGTGACCCCGATCTCGGTGGTCACCACCGACGGCGTACGGTCGTCCGCCTCGGCCAGCAGCATGCCCCCCGGGGCCCACACGGCCGCGCCGCCACAGCCGGTCCACGGGCCCGCCGGGCCGACGTGGTTGGCGAGGACGACGTACAGGCCGTGCTCCTTCGCGATCCCCGGATGGACGGTCGCGCGCTCGTGGACGCCGTCGCCCGTCCCGTACAGGGACGAGGCGAGGTGCACCCGGCAGCCGTCGGCCGCGCCCCGGCCCGACAGGTCGGGGAAGTGGTTGTCGTAGCAGATGCCCAACGAGAAGCGGATCCCGCCGAGTTCGAACCGCCCGTCGCGCTCCCCGGGCCGGAAGACGTCCTGCTCGTGCCGGAAGAGGTGCTGCTTCAGGTACGTGGTCACGTGCGCGCCGTCCGCGTCGTGGACCAGCGTCGCGATGGCGGGCCGCCCGTCGTCGGTCGGCAGCGCGACGTTGACCGCGGTGGCGATGCCGGCGGAGCGCACCGGGTCCAGCCGGGGGTCGTCGGCGGCCGTCCACAGCCCGGGGTCGGCGGCCAGCGCGTCCAGCTCGTAGCCGGTGAGCGTGAACTCGGGGAACACCACGAGCCCGGCGCCCTCCTCCCGGGCCCGGACGGCGAGCCCGGCGGCCCGGTCGGCATTGGCCCGCACATCGGCGGGAACACAGGTCATCTGAGCTGCGGCGATCTTCACGCGGCCCAGCCTAGGGGGTGTTCTGGCGCTGCCGTCAGAGCTCCGCGGGCCCCCGCAGCAGGGTCAGGAAGGAGCGGAACGCCGCGGGCATGTCCACCGATTCGGGGGCGAGGAGCCACTGGTACTGGAGGCCGTCCATGACCGCCGTCAGGAGCGGAGCCGCCTGTTCCGGGGTGAGGCCCGAGGGGAGGCGGTCGCCGAACTCGGCGCGCAGGACCGCCGCCATCTCGCCGCGGACCTGGGCGTAGCGCTCGGTGAAGAACTCCCGGGCCGGGTGGCCGTCGGTGACGCTCTCGCCCAGCAGCGCCGAGAAGGTCTGCACGATGCCCGGGCGCATGGCGTTGTACTCCACCAGCGAGGCCAGCAGGTCCAGGCGCCAGGTGTCCGCCGAGGCGCGCGAGCCGCCGCCCGTGTCCCAGCGGTCGCGTTCCTGCAGCACCGCGACCAGCAGGGCCTCCTTGGTCGGGAAGTAGTGCAGCAGCCCCTGCTGGGTCAGACCGACGCGCTCGGCGACCGCACCCAGTGACGCGCCCCGGTAGCCGCGCTCCGCGATCACCTCGACGGCCGCGCGGACGATCTCCTCGCGCCGCTCCTCGCTCCTCGCCCTGGCCATCGCCCCGGCACCCCTTTTCGTTCGCGCCTGTCCGCAGCACCGTACGACATCCGGATATTACGAACAGATTACGAGACCTACCGCTCTACAGGCAACAGGTCCACGATGGGGGCACCGCACCGCACCGCACCGCACCGCACCGCACGCATCGCACTCAACGAGGAGGCACGGCCGTGACCGATGCCGATCAGGTCCGCAACAGCGTCGTAGAAGAGGCGCTCGGCAAGCTGGATCTCGACACCAAGGCCCGCCTGCTGGCCGGCCAGGACATGTGGTCCCTGCCCGCCGTCCCCGAGATCGGGCTGCAGTCCCTGGTCATGTCCGACGGCCCCATCGGGGTGCGCGGTGTGCGCTGGACCGCCGACGACCCGTCCATCGCGCTGCCCTCCCCGACCGCGCTCGCCGCCGCCTGGGACCCCGCCCTCGCCCGCCGTGCCGGCCGGCTCCTCGCCCAGGAGGCCCGCCGCAAGGGCGTCCACGTGCTCCTCGCGCCCACCGTCAACCTGCACCGCTCCCCGCTCGGCGGCCGCCACTTCGAGTGCTACTCCGAGGACCCGTACCTCACCGGCGTGGTCGGCGCCGGGTACGTGAACGGCGTCCAGGACGGCGGGGTCGGCACCACCGTCAAGCACTTCGTCGGCAACGACGCCGAGACCGAGCGGTTCACCGCGGACAGCGTCATCGCCCCGCGCCCGCTGCGCGAGCTGTACCTGGCACCCTTCGAGGCCATCGTCGCCAATGCCCACCCCTGGGGCATCATGACCGCGTACAACCAGGTCAACGGCACGACGATGACCGAGCACCGCTACCTGGTCAACGAAGTCCTGCGCGGCGAGTGGGGCTTCGACGGCTACAACGTCTCCGACTGGATGGCCGCCCGCTCCACCACCGGGGACATCGAGGGCGGCCTCGACGTGGCCATGCCCGGCCCGCAGACCGTCTACGGACCCGCCCTCGCCGAGGCCGTCCGGGGCGGCGAGGTCCCCGAGTCCGCCGTGGACGAGGCCGTGCGCAACGTGCTGCGCCTCGCCGCCCGCGTCGGCATCCTGGAGGGCGCCCCCGCCGTGGTCGCCGAGGCCCCCGCCCCGGTCGACGGCCAGGCGCTGGCCCGCGAGCTCGCGGCCCGCGGCTTCGTCCTCGTACGGAACGAGGGCGGCGCCCTGCCGCTCGCCGCCGCCGGCCGCACCGTCGCCCTGATCGGCGCCGCAGCCCGCGACGCCCGCGTCCTCGGCGGCGGCTCCGCCACCGTCTTTCCCGAGCGGATCGTCTCCCCGCTCGACGGCCTCACCGCCGCGCTCCCGGACGGCGCGCTGACCTACTCCGTCGGCGCCGACCCCTCGGACGAACTCGCCCCCGCCGACAAGGGCTTCGAGCTCCGCGCCGTCTGCCGCGACGCCTCCGGCGCCGTCCTCGGCGAGGGCAGCCTGCCCACCGGCCAGGTCCAGTGGATCGGCAACGACCTGCCCGCGGGCGCCACGTACGAGACCATGGCGAGCATCGAGGTCACCGGTGCCTTCCTGCCGCGCGAGAGCGGCGAGCACGCCTTCGGCACCCGGGGACTGGGCGCCTTCACCCTCGCCGTCGGGGGACGGACCCTCTGGGAGGGCGTCCAGGAGATGGGCAACGAGGCCGACCCCTTCGAGGCCTTCTTCGGCGCCCCCAGCGAACGCGCCCGGATCGACCTCACCGAGGGCGAGCCCGTCGAGGTCTCGCTGACCTTCCACGTCCCCGACATGACCGCGCTGCCGCTCAAGGCGATCATGTTCTCGCTGCTGCACCTCGGTCCGCGGCGCGACGCCGAGGAGCTCATCGCCGAGGCGGTGGCGGCCGCCCGCGCCGCCGACACCGCCGTCGTGGTCGTCGCCACCACCGACCGCGTGGAGTCCGAGGGCTTCGACCGCAAGGACCTCGACCTGCCGGGCCGTCAGGACGACCTGGTCCGCGCCGTCGCCGCCGCCAACCCGAACACCGTGGTCGTCGTCAACGCCGGCTCCCCGGTCGAGCTCCCGTGGCGCGAGGACGTCGCCGCCGTGCTGCTGACCTGGTTCCCCGGGCAGGAGGGCGGGGCCGCGCTGGCCGACGTACTCCTCGGGCACGCGGAGCCGGGCGGGCGGCTGCCCACCACCT is a genomic window containing:
- a CDS encoding TetR/AcrR family transcriptional regulator, translated to MARARSEERREEIVRAAVEVIAERGYRGASLGAVAERVGLTQQGLLHYFPTKEALLVAVLQERDRWDTGGGSRASADTWRLDLLASLVEYNAMRPGIVQTFSALLGESVTDGHPAREFFTERYAQVRGEMAAVLRAEFGDRLPSGLTPEQAAPLLTAVMDGLQYQWLLAPESVDMPAAFRSFLTLLRGPAEL
- a CDS encoding carbon-nitrogen hydrolase family protein, which gives rise to MKIAAAQMTCVPADVRANADRAAGLAVRAREEGAGLVVFPEFTLTGYELDALAADPGLWTAADDPRLDPVRSAGIATAVNVALPTDDGRPAIATLVHDADGAHVTTYLKQHLFRHEQDVFRPGERDGRFELGGIRFSLGICYDNHFPDLSGRGAADGCRVHLASSLYGTGDGVHERATVHPGIAKEHGLYVVLANHVGPAGPWTGCGGAAVWAPGGMLLAEADDRTPSVVTTEIGVTT
- a CDS encoding beta-glucosidase family protein, with the translated sequence MTDADQVRNSVVEEALGKLDLDTKARLLAGQDMWSLPAVPEIGLQSLVMSDGPIGVRGVRWTADDPSIALPSPTALAAAWDPALARRAGRLLAQEARRKGVHVLLAPTVNLHRSPLGGRHFECYSEDPYLTGVVGAGYVNGVQDGGVGTTVKHFVGNDAETERFTADSVIAPRPLRELYLAPFEAIVANAHPWGIMTAYNQVNGTTMTEHRYLVNEVLRGEWGFDGYNVSDWMAARSTTGDIEGGLDVAMPGPQTVYGPALAEAVRGGEVPESAVDEAVRNVLRLAARVGILEGAPAVVAEAPAPVDGQALARELAARGFVLVRNEGGALPLAAAGRTVALIGAAARDARVLGGGSATVFPERIVSPLDGLTAALPDGALTYSVGADPSDELAPADKGFELRAVCRDASGAVLGEGSLPTGQVQWIGNDLPAGATYETMASIEVTGAFLPRESGEHAFGTRGLGAFTLAVGGRTLWEGVQEMGNEADPFEAFFGAPSERARIDLTEGEPVEVSLTFHVPDMTALPLKAIMFSLLHLGPRRDAEELIAEAVAAARAADTAVVVVATTDRVESEGFDRKDLDLPGRQDDLVRAVAAANPNTVVVVNAGSPVELPWREDVAAVLLTWFPGQEGGAALADVLLGHAEPGGRLPTTWPARFADAPVTEVVPTEGRLEYREGLFIGYRAYEARSIAPAFPFGHGLGYTDWAYESLEVTATTARVRVTNTGTRPGREVVQVYLAPVATASDSAQSATVERPASWLAGFAGVEAGPGESVEAEIALPARAFEIWDEEARGWQRIGGTYEVRASHSHGDTRLTATLDLG